The Neurospora crassa OR74A linkage group IV, whole genome shotgun sequence genome has a segment encoding these proteins:
- a CDS encoding karyopherin has protein sequence MASNGATDGFTTPNVLQAMLTMRSGDSGSKKAAMDYLQKFQKSNEAWTTTISILQGSPEAEAQLFAATTLKGKITYDLATQIPESEHAALRNQILVLLKKFASGPKPVRVQLCVCLAILAIQMQSWKDVLQTVVSALGDDVSSHACILDFLRVLPEEVTEGRKITLSEEELIQRTSELLADNANEVVGLLINYAQSSPAAATNPQLFECITSWLREVPVTVVVNSPLLDAVINGLSDDRSLQAAAECLGIICRETRDVDDNLETIQALLPKVLQLRPRIQALADEEDIEGFKAITRVFADAGDSWVLLCAREPQHFRPLVDALLECCARDKERDAIHYTFNFWYELKQYLTLEHYIAARVQLLDVYSKLVDVLLKQLEYPESDDPNEFDLFDGDREQEEKFREFRHHMGDTMKDACQVMGTTECLTKVHEAIKIWREKFGGQATESAVPHWQSLEAPLFALRALGRLVDKEENIVLPEIMPLLVQIPINNEKLRFAAIMVFGRYTEWTSAHPDYLQPQLSYVLASFQTSSQEILRAAAQSFKYFCVDCKHLLGPQAIELQGFYNSILDTLSDHSKEDLTEGVATVISVQKTEDIYSLLKLYCDPLVQRLMTKANNATDDTSKLELADHINLLTQYVQNVVPYWPSNSDNPAVRYWQEVFPILATILDNFIDFVPICERICRCWRFMVISYRTAITPLLGPLANKLAEGFAKSKQGCFLWASSAILREFSEDREHVEDGIVDSIYGFFEAQATNVLRMMSDIAPIDLPDVIEDFYRLLIDALLYYPQRLIPSPLFTPIFQAAISALSLEKQEPVSAALHYIRDLLTYGGDNPASSSQQFGAVGAQLREHVRQLLLSQGEALIKQTLAGMMITFPRDCFSDGSGVLLGMFELLPAETSAWVDRTIRMLPAGTITDAEANKLMAKINEKLQGGDRSNLRHVRTLLQDFTNTYRRRYIAPRDGLGMLTAARFHFEG, from the exons ATGGCTTCCAACGGCGCCACAGACGGCTTCACCACCCCAAATGTCCTGCAGGCCATGCTGACGATGCGGAGTGGTGACTCCGGTTCCAAGAAGGCCGCCATGGACTACCTGCAAAAGTTTCAGAAGTCG AACGAGGCCTGGACTACCACAATATCGATCTTGCAGGGCTCTCCCGAAGCCGAGGCGCAACTCTTCGCAGCAACGACACTGAAGGGCAAG ATTACCTACGACCTCGCAACGCAAATTCCCGAAAGTGAACATGCTGCTCTTCGCAACCAGATCCTAGTCCTCCTCAAGAAGTTCGCCAGTGGCCCCAAGCCCGTCCGAGTCCAACTATGCGTGTGTCTGGCCATCCTAGCCATCCAGATGCAGTCCTGGAAGGATGTATTGCAGACCGTCGTCAGCGCCCTCGGAGATGATGTATCCAGCCACGCCTGCATCTTGGACTTCCTACGAGTACTTCCCGAAGAGGTCACGGAAGGCCGCAAAATCACCTTGTCT GAAGAAGAGCTCATCCAAAGAACATCAGAACTGCTTGCCGACAACGCGAATGAGGTTGTCGGACTCCTCATCAACTATGCTCAGTCTTCCC ctgctgctgccacaaACCCCCAACTGTTCGAGTGCATTACCTCATGGCTTCGCGAGGTTCCGGTTACCGTGGTGGTGAACTCGCCTCTTCTCGACGCTGTTATCAATGGGCTTTCCGACGACAGGTCCTTGCAGGCGGCTGCCGAATGCCTTGGCATCATTTGCAGAGAAACCAGAGACGTGGACGATAACCTCGAAACTATTCAGGCGCTCCTCCCCAAGGTCCTTCAGCTAAGGCCGCGCATCCAAGCGCTggccgatgaggaggatatcGAAGGGTTCAAGGCCATCACCCGAGTGTTCGCTGATGCCGGTGACTCCTGGGTCTTGCTTTGTGCGCGCGAGCCGCAACATTTCCGCCCGTTGGTCGATGCTCTGCTGGAGTGCTGTGCTAGGGATAAGGAAAGAGATGCCATTCATTACACATTCAACTTTTGGTATGAGTTGAAGCAATACCTCACCTTGGAGCACTACATCGCGGCCAGGGTACAACTCTTGGATGTCTACTCTAAGCTCGTCGACGTTCTTCTCAAGCAGCTCGAGTACCCCGAATCCGACGACCCCAACGAGTTTGATCTTTTCGACGGAGATCGCGAACAGGAAGAAAAGTTCCGCGAGTTCCGTCATCATATGGGCGACACCATGAAAGATGCCTGCCAGGTGATGGGTACTACGGAATGTCTTACAAAGGTTCACGAGGCTATTAAGATTTGGAGGGAGAAGTTTGGCGGCCAGGCGACAGAGTCAGCAGTGCCGCATTGGCAGTCGCTTGAGGCGCCGCTCTTTGCCCTGCGAGCTCTGGGTCGCCTGGTGGACAAGGAAGAAAACATTGTCCTGCCGGAGATCATGCCTCTGTTGGTCCAAATTCCCATCAACAACGAGAAGTTGCGGTTCGCAGCCATCATGGTGTTTGGTCGTTATACAGAATGGACGTCGGCCCACCCCGACTACCTTCAACCCCAGCTCTCCTACGTTTTGGCGTCTTTCCAGACTTCCTCTCAGGAGATTCTGCGCGCTGCTGCCCAGTCGTTCAAGTACTTCTGCGTCGACTGCAAGCATCTGTTGGGTCCCCAGGCCATCGAGCTGCAAGGCTTCTACAACTCCATCCTCGATACGCTCAGCGACCATAGCAAGGAAGATCTGACCGAGGGTGTAGCGACTGTCATTAGTGTGCAAAAGACTGaggatatatatagcctTCTCAAGCTTTATTGCGATCCTCTAGTCCAGCGCTTAATGACCAAGGCCAATAACGCTACCGATGATACCTCTAAATTGGAGCTTGCTG ATCACATCAACCTCCTTACCCAATATGTCCAGAACGTCGTGCCATACTGGCCTAGTAACTCGGATAACCCGGCTGTTCGGTACTGGCAAGAAGTGTTCCCTATCCTCGCCACCATCCTGGACAACTTTATCGACTTCGTCCCGATTTGCGAGCGGATTTGCAGATGCTGGCGTTTCATGGTCATCTCTTACAGGACAGCCATTACGCCTTTACTCGGGCCATTGGCCAACAAGCTGGCAGAGGGCTTTGCGAAGTCTAAGCAGGGTTGTTTCTTGTGGGCGTCGAGCGCTATTCTGCGCGAGTTCTCAGAAGACCGAGAACACGTCGAAGATGGCATCGTGGATAGCATTTATGGCTTCTTCGAGGCGCAAGCGACCAATGTCCTCCGCATGATGAGTGACATTGCTCCCATCGATCTGCCCGACGTGATTGAAGACTTTTACCGTCTTCTCATCGATGcccttctttattaccctCAGAGATTGATTCCGTCTCCCCTCTTCACCCCCATCTTCCAAGCTGCCATCTCGGCCTTGTCTctggagaagcaggagcCCGTTTCGGCTGCGCTTCACTATATCCGCGACCTTCTCACCTACGGCGGTGACAACCCCGCCTCATCGAGTCAGCAGTTCGGTGCAGTCGGCGCACAGCTTCGTGAGCACGTCAGGCAGCTCCTGCTCAGCCAGGGTGAGGCGCTCATCAAGCAGACCTTGGCGGGCATGATGATCACATTCCCTCGCGACTGCTTTAGTGACGGTAGTGGTGTTCTGCTGGGCATGTTCGAGCTTCTCCCCGCTGAGACGTCCGCCTGGGTTGACCGCACAATCAGGATGTTGCCAGCCGGTACTATCACGGATGCTGAAGCCAACAAGCTCATGGCCAAGATCAACGAGAAGCTGCAGGGAGGCGATCGTTCGAACTTGAGACATGTCAGGACTCTACTGCAAGACTTCACAAACACGTACCGCCGGAGGTATATCGCGCCCAGAGATGGACTCGGAATGTTGACGGCAGCAAGATTTCACTTTGAGGGTTAA